The genomic DNA TGGACAACTGTGACGCCCCTACGGAACATTCTGTTGTTTGTTCTCCCCTCTGCCCCATCTTCTCCGGCGCGGCATCCACGCCACATGACCACAGACCATCCGTGACGGATAGTGAACGTCAACATCCGCTGTCGTGAATACGTCGATTCGAGCCGGCGAGAACTAGACTTGGTGCAGCTGCCAACCGCAGGAACTCGACGACGACGAAGAGGACACGCTGTGAAGCATTCGAAGATGTCAGGAACTGAAATCACCCTTCAATCCGGGGACTACACCGCGCGGATTGTCACCGTTGGAGCCGGACTCGCCGGCCTCACTCTCCAGGGACACGACCTGATTATCGGCCATTCAGTTGATGAGCTTCCTCCCTCATACCTGGGCAAGACACTCATGCCGTGGCCAAATCGTATCAGCCGTGGAACCTACACGTGGGAAGGGCAAACCTATGAGGTTCCCGTCAATGAATTCTCAACGGGAGCGGCTCTTCACGGCTTCATGTGCTGGGAAGACTGGAGAGTCGTCCACGCCGATCATGATTCTGCAACGCTGGGCGCACTCATCTCGCCGCGCTACGGGTATCCGTGGGCGTTGGAAGCGTGGGTCACCTACGCTGTGCACTCAACGCGCGGACTCACGGTGACACTTTCGGCGAAGAATGTTGGCTCCGAACCCGCACCCTACGGCGTGTCCTCCCACCCCTACCTCAGTGTTGACGGCAAGACGGTTGATCAATGCGAGCTCACCGTTCCCGCTGATCTCGTTCTCGAGGTCGATGAGAACCTCGCTCCCGTTGCAACCCGCTCTGTCACCGATCTCGACGTGGATTTCCGTTCGTCGCACACGATTGACGCACGCCGGATCGATCATGCGTTCACCGGCCTTCCCGACACCGAATGGACCGTCAGTCTGCGCGATCCAGACACGGGCCTGACGTCCTCGCTGTCAGCAAACGTCCCGTGGGTTCAGGTGTTCTCCGGTGATCATCCAGCACTTGCGCGTAGCGGCGCTGCTGTCGAACCGATGACCTGCCCACCCGATGCCTTTAATTCAGGTGAGGACGTCATTGTGTTGGCCCCCGGCGAGTCACATACGCTGACCTTCACAATTTCTGGATCACTGGCCTAGGCGCCACATCGCTGGTCTAAATCCACGCAGCTTGGCGCTCCTGGGCCACAACACGCGTCGCGATGAACGCAAACAATGTCTGCGTTCATCGCAGCATGCGTCGAAAAAACGAGCACGATCTGCGATCAGTCGAAACGGCCGGCGTGCGCTCCAATGAGTGTCATTGCGACCGCGCCGGCCGTTGACGCTCGAAGAACATTGGTGCCCAGAAGAACCTTGATGGCTCCCGCCGCTTCAAGGTCCGCGCTTTCCTGCGGATCGATTCCGCCCTCGGGCCCAACAATCACCGCGATTCCCCCGCGGAAAACACCTGAATCCCCGGTGTCTGCGTCACGCACAGCGATGTCGGCGACAACCTGTGTCAGAGGGAGCGTCGCCTCCTCATGGCACATGACGACAGCCCCGCCCTCGTCAATGAAGCTGCGCACCCACCGGGTCAGTTCCGCCGAGTCACACACCTGACCAACCCGAGGAATACGCGCGCGACGCGCCTGCTTTGCTGCGCTGCGGACAACGGATCTCCACTTGTCGTGTCCCTTGTCACGCTTTGGGCCCGACCAGCGAACGATCGCGCGATTCGACTGCCACGGGATCACCTGATCAACGCCGATTTCCGTGCACACCTCAACGGCAAGCTCGTCACGGCCACCTTTGGACAGCGCCTGGACAAGGGTCAATGGGACGAGCGGGGGCTGCTCGGCGATGGTCTCATTCACACGGAGATCAAGGCCGTTCTTATCGGAAGAAATAACCTGGCAGACCAGGCGAAACCCATCCCCATCAACGAGGTCGACGCTCTCGCTCTCGCCAAGCCGTTTGACGGTGCCTGCGTGACGTCCCTCTGCTCCGCGGAGACGCACATGCGTCCCAACACTCACGCGAGCAAGGACCGTGCGGTCCGAGAGCGCTCCCGCGTCGCTGAGAGCGTCTTCAGCGAAGAAAACCGGCCTCGTCATTGCCCTGCGAAAGTTTCACGGAGTTTCCCGAAGAACCCCGAGTCCTTGCGGTGAGGTTCGAGGCGCGACTCTTTGCGAATCGACGCCAATTCCTCAAGGAGCGCGCGAGAACGATCGTCAAGTTTCTTGGGCACTTCAACGTCGATATGAACGTGCATGTCACCGCGACCGGGGCGCTGGAGGCGACCGACACCCAGTCCTCGCAGTGTGATATCCGCGTTCGGCTGAGTTCCCGGTTCAATGGTCACGGTCTTTTTACCGTCAAGAGTGTCGAGCTCAAAGTCAGTGCCCAACGCCGCCGTCGTCATGGGGATCGTGATCCACGTATGGATGTCGTCGCCACGTCGATCAAAAACCGCGTGCTTCTTTTCGCGGATGACCACGTACAGATCCCCTTGAGGGCCGCCACCGGTTCCGACTTCAGCTTCACCGGAAATACGAATCTGCGTCCCCTCGTCCGCACCCGCGGGAATGGTGATGCTCAGAGAACGACGCGTATGAACACGCCCCTGTCCAGCACAGTCGGGGCACGGTTCAGCGATGGTCGTTCCGTATCCTTGGCACGTCGAACACGTTGTCTGGGTACGCATCGCACCGAAGAGCGGGTGATTGACCTGGCGAATCGTTGAGCCCGTGCCGTGACACGCCGAGCAGGTTTCGGGCTTCGTCCCGGGCTTCGTCATCTGACCACCGCACGTTTCGCAGCGGATATACGTCCCAAATTTCACGGTCTTTGACGCACCGAAGGTGGCCTCTTCGAGAGTGATGTCCACGCCGATGCGCTGGTCACGACCACGCTGGCGTCTGGATGCTGGACCCGAGGAACCACCGGAGAATCCCGTGGAGAAACCCCCGCCGAACATCGCGTCAAAAATATCGGAGAATCCACCGGCTCCACCTGCGAAGGGTGTGCCTCCTGATTGGACTGCTTCGGGACCGCCAACGTCATAAAGCTGGCGTTTTTGCGGATCTGAAAGAGTTTCGTAGGCAACCGACAGGTCCTTGAATGCGTCCTCCGACTCAGGTCCGGCATAGTCGGGGTGGAGCTTGCGCGCCATCTTCCGATAAGCCTTCTTGATGTCCTCTTGACTCGCGTCGCGGGAAACACCCAAGATCTCGTAGTAGTCGTTCACTCGCTGCTATCCCCTAGTGTGTTGTTGCGGTTGTCGTGTTCATGCGCAGATTCTGGCGTGGCGCGTCTATTTCCTGTGTCAGCGTCGACGGTTCTCACTGGCTGAGGAACCTCGACAGGTATGCGGCGACAGCCCTGACGTAGGACATTGTTTTGGCGTAGTCCATGCGTGTTGGGCCGACAACCCCCAGGTGTGCGCGCGCCGCGAATGGTGAATCCGTGGTCCGGTAGGTCCCGGTGACAACGGATGTTTGAGTAAGCGCGTCGTGCGGGTTTTCCTCACCGATCGTCACATGCACATCGTCATCTTGGTTGAGTTCGGAGAACAGTCGCATGAGGACGACCTGTTCCTCAAGGGCGTCAAGCACGGGTGCAATGTCACCGAAGTCAACGGCTCCGCGGGCAAGGTTCGAGATCCCCGCAAGAACGATTCGTGATTCCGCGGTGGATTCCAGGAGATCACTCACGGCCTCGGTCATCATCATCACCCCGTCTCGCAGGTGCGCGGGGGCCTCGTCAGCAAGGGTGTCAAAGGCTTCGTGCACCTCGGTGACGTCGCGGCCTTCAGCTACCGCGTTCACTCGGCTTCGCACCCAGTTGAGGTCCTCAGCGGAGAAAGGATGAACGAGGACGAGCGTGCGCTGTTCAACGCGCCCAGACTCAGTGACAACGATGACAAGGATATTCGTGGGCGCAAGGTCAACGAACTCAACTCTGCGGAGTTTTTCGCGTACCAACGCAGGGTATTCAACGACGGCGACTTGGCGAGTCACCTGGGACAGCAGACGCACCGTCCGTGTGACAACGTCGTCGAGGTTGTCACTTTGAGAAAGGAAGGATTCAACGGCCTTGCGTTCGGGCAGGCTCATCGGTTTGAGGGTGCGAAGTTGATCAACGAAAACGCGGTATCCCTTGTCTGTGGGGACGCGACCGGCGCTCGTGTGCGGCTGGTAGATCAGCTCAGCTTCTTCAAGGACAGCCATGTCGTTGCGGATCGTTGCCGAGGACACCCCGAGGTCGTGGGACTGCGCAATGACTTTTGAGCCAACGGGTTCACGAGTGTGGACGTACTCGGTGACAATGGCGCGCAGCACGTCAAGTCTGCGGTCATTACTCATCGCACGCCTCCTTCGCTGTGACCGTTGCGATCGCCCCGTGAATTCACCCAGACGCGACGCGTTCTTCGGATGAATCAGGCTCTCGCCATGTCGGGACTCTCACTGAGAGTGTCCGGTAGCTGGCACTCATCTCTTCTGAGTGCCAATGGTACTCCCCTCTCCCTTCGCTTTCCCGTCCGCATTCTGTGTCTTTTCGTTCATTGAGCGCCACATTCACTCTCGGCGTATTTTCTTTCATCACGGTGCTCACCTAAAGTTACGGCCGTGACTGTGACACCAATTGATCCCTACGGGACGAATATCTTCGCCCACGACCCGCATCGCGAGGGGCCCAATGCGCGTCGTCCTCGTTCCCGTGACGTCGCCGTTGAATACGGGATGGTTCTCGAGGACGTGACCACAGGTTGGGTGGGCGCGGTCACCCGGGTTGAAAAGTCCGCAGGCGTGTACCTCATCGAACTTGAGGACCGTCACGGACGCACCCGTTCTTTCCCTCTTGGCCCAGGCTTTTGGCTTGACGGAGAACCCATTAACGCCTGCCCTCCACGCCCCCGGTCAGCACCACCGGATCATTTAGCTGCGACAACCCCGATGGGCCGTCGCGTAACCAATTCCGGGTCGATCGCTGTTCCTCACGCCCCAGCCCGCATCGCCAAGGCCTCGCGTATCTGGGTGGAGGGACGACACGACGCTGAACTTGTTGAACACATGTGGGGCGAGGACCTCGGCCTCGAAGGAATCGTCGTTGAACTCCTTGAAGGAGTGGACAATCTCGAAGAAATTCTTGAAGAATTCACCCCGACCACCAGCGCCCGAGCCGGCATCCTCATCGACCATGCCGTTGCCGGATCAAAAGAGTCGCGCATCGCCGACGCCGTCATGCGTCGCTGGGGCGAGAGCGTCCTCGTGGTCGGCCATCCCTTCGTTGACATTTGGCAGGCCGTTAAACCCGAACGCCTGGGCCTGACGAAATGGCCTGATATTCCCCGCGGAACGGACATCAAAGTTGGGACCCTCACTCACCTTGGCTGGCCCCACGACACCCAGGCCGACATCGCCCGCGGATGGAAAAGAATTCTCGCGACCGTGCGCACATACCGCGACCTTGAGCCTGCTCTCCTTGGACGCGTCGAAGAACTCATCGACTTCGTCACCGCGCCCGGTATTCAGTGACACTGGCAGATCGTTTTTAGCCGTCGTATCCCATGAGAGTGCGCGTGACGAGGTCGGCGAGCAAACGGCCTCTGAGCGTGAGAACGATCTGACCTCGAAGCGCTGACACAGGATCTACCAGCCCATCGGCGATGAGTCTGGCAACGCGGTCCGGGCGTTGATGCTCAGACAGCGTGGCACCGTCGGCCGTGCGCACCGACAGCATCACCCGTTCAAGTTCACGCTCGGTGCTTCCCAGGATTTCACCTGCTGCCCCAGGCGACATTCCCCCCGCTAATCGCCCCGCGTAAGCGCGCGGATGTTTGACGTTCCACCAGCGCAGACGCCCGATGTGGGAGTGCGCCCCCGGGCCGAAACCCCACCAGTCCCAGTCGCGCCAATAGGCTAAATTATGGCAGGATGCGTGACGAAGACTCGTGGAAGCACACTCGTCCTCGTCCCCTTCAACGCGCGCAAAATTGGAGATCTCATACCAGCGGTATCCCGCTGCGCCTAAGAGTTCGTCGGCAAGTTCGTACTTCGTCGCTTCATCGTCTGGGTCGGGAAGAGGCAGATCTCCGCGCGCAACCTGAGCGGCCATCTTGGTGCCTTCCTCAATGACCAAGGCATAGGCACTGATATGGTCGGGACGCATCCCAATTGCCGCTTCCACACTCAAGCGCCACTGGTCAACAGTTTCACCGGGAGTGCCATAGATCAGGTCAAGTGAGGTATCAAGCCCGACCTCACGTGCCGCTGCAACAACAACGGGCACACGCTCGGGGGTGTGCGTGCGGTCAAGGGTGCGAAGAACACTGGGGACTGCCGACTGCATGCCAAAGGATACGCGCGTCACTCCCGTGTCTTTGAGAGCCTTCAACCGCTGGGCATCCACAGTTTCCGGGTTTGCCTCGACGGTGATCTCACAGTCGTCGGCTAAACCGATATGCGAACGAATACCGTGAAGGATTGCCGCGATACTCCGGGTGTCCAGCAGCGTTGGCGTCCCTCCGCCGAAGAACACGGTTCGCGCTGGTCTGCGCGCAAAGCCAGCATCGTTGAGGATCGAGGCGGCCATCCGTACTTCACTGACAACGGACTCATGGTAGGACGTGAGGTCGGCTCCCTGGCCGAACTGTGCGGTGTACGTGTTGAAGTCGCAGTAGCCGCACCTCACCCGGCAAAACGGAACATGAACGTAGACGCTCAGCGGGCGTGATTGCTCCACCTCGGCGCAGGCCGGATCGATCCTGCCGTCCGTTGGCCAGGTGATCCCATCGGGTTGGTGTGGGCTCATCGTAAGTCCCAGTCTCGGTCAACGGTGTCGAGTACCTCCAGCCCCAGGGGGCGGCGCGACACAATGAATGCTGACACAGTCATGAGCGTGAGCGAAGCGGTGAGAATGACGAAGGGAATCCGCCACGATCCACTCCACGTGTGCACCCACCCAATGGAGATGGGGCCGATTGCGGCAACGATGTAGCCGATGCTTTGCACGAAAGACACGACACGTCGGTTGATGTCGAGCGACGGAGATTGCTCGATGACCGTTGTGAAGAGCACCGTGAAAAATCCGCCGTGTCCGATGCCGCACAGAGTGCACCACAGCGCCCAGATCGCGGGGGCACACAGAAGTCCCAGCGGCATTGACAGCCAGCATGCGCAGACGAGGGCAAGTGTTGCGCGCTGACTCCATTTGAGCACCCCGAAGGTCAATGACGGCAGCAGTGATCCGAGGATTCCGCAGACGTGGAACAGTGATGTTGCTGTTCCCGCCTGGGATGCGCTCATGTCGAGGATGTCTTCAAGCATCGTCGGAAGCCACGAGGCGAGGGAAAAGAACGCGTAGGTGTGTGCGCCGAACGCCACCGCGAGAAGCACCACTGAAGGCACAGACCTCAGGGAACGAGGACGAGCCTGCGTTTTCCTGTGGATTTCTCCTGGGAGCGCAGGTGAGTGCGCGCCTCGTCCTCGTCCCCTGATCTGTGGAGGAAACACGAACTGCCATGCGGTAAGGATGATGATGCCGGGAATTGCGACCCATAGGAATGTTGACCATCGCCACCCCACGTGGGAGGCCGTGGGAACAGCGGCGATCGTGACAGCCGCAACCCCCAGGTTCGTTGACACCGTGTACAGACCCGTCATGAGGGAAGCACGGAAGGGGAAGTCTCGACCGATGAGCAGGGGAATAACGACATTGCCGAGGGTCATGCCAAAACCAATGATGACCGTGCCCACGAAAAGGAACGCAGCTGGACCGACGGAGCGGATCGCAGCCCCGATCACAATGAGGACGAGGCACACCATGCCTCCCGCGTTCGGTCCTAGTCGACGAAGCAGACTCGAACCTGCGGGGGTCAGCAGACCGAAACACACAATGGGAACGGAAGTGAGCGCGCCAAGGGCAACGGCATCAAGGGCCTGGCTCTCGCCGATGTCTCGCAGTAGCGGGGGGATCACGGAAATCGGGGACCGCAGGAGCAGCGCGAGGCTCAGGAGAACGAGCGCGCTGATCAGGGTTGCGTGTGCGCTCTGACGAGCTTGTGTACTCACCGAGAGTCACCACAAGGGACGTTTTCCGAGGGCCCGTCTACTGTGGGACGTGGAAGCCGAACTCCGACGATGTCGTGAGCCCTGCGCCCCGCATCGATCCCTCGGGTCTCGAAATGTGTGATGATGCGTCCCTGAAAACGCGGGGCAAAGCCGCCGCGCTCAGGTTCGGGGTCCTCAGGATCGGGTCGCTCACCTTCGTAGGGGTTGGCGAGAAGATCGCAGGATTCAACGACGTCACGCATCTGCCACGCATAGTCATCCCAGTCCGTAGCCAAACGCCACAGCCCACCGTCTTGGAGGATCCGTGCGATCTCGCGGGCAAAGGAATCGGATACGAGGCGGCGTTTGCGGTGACGGGCCTTGCGCCACGGGTCAGGGAAGAACGTCCACACTTCTGCAACCGATGCATCCTTCAGGAGGATGGGCAGAGCTTGGGCGGCGTCAGCTTCAAGAACGCGGATATTCGATACGTCTGCGGCTGCGGCCTTCGAGATGAGTTTCGCAATCCCAGGGACCCACACTTCAAGCGCCAAGTAGTCGCGGTCTGGGTGCGAGGCGGCCGCTGCAACGATCTGTTCCCCGGTTCCTGAGCCGATCTCAACCGTCACTGGGGCGCTGCGGCCAAACTCTTGGGCAATATCGAGGTGGAAATCCTCAGCGATCGTGGTGAATCCGATGCCGCGTCGAGGCTCAATGACGTAGCGGTCACCGTGGGTCGCCCATGTGCGTTGAAGACCGATGGGAAGATCACGGGATCGACGAGTGAACGACTTTGTGCGCGCCATGTACACGTCAGGGGAACCGGGCGTTCCGGGGGCTTTCTTGCCCCCGGGTTGAGCATCATTCGTATGCAATGGGGCCGAGGACGAGGACGAAGACGAAGACGAAGACGAAGTATTCTGCCCCGCCGCGTCGTGACCGTGGGAAGCGTCGGCGTTGCTCATTTCTTCCCCGTGGGAACATCCGATGTCAACGCCGCAATGAAAGCCTCCTGCGGCACGTCAACGCGGCCGATGGACTTCATCCGCTTCTTGCCCTCTTTCTGCTTCTCCAGCAGCTTACGTTTACGCGAAATATCGCCTCCGTAGCACTTCGCCAGCATGTCTTTGCGCAAAGCCTTGATTGTCTCTCGCGCGATCACACGCGCACCCACGGCCGCTTGAACGGGAATCTCAAATTGCTGCCGAGGAATGAGTTCTTTCAAGCGCTTGGTCATGCGCTGACCGTAGGAGTAGGCCGCATCCTTGTGAACAATCGCGCTGAACGCATCAACCCGGTCACCGTTGAGAAGGATGTCAACCTTGACGAGGTCGGCAACCTGCTGCCCGGCTTCCTGATAGTCAAGCGAGGCATAGCCCCGGGTTCGTGACTTCAACTGGTCGAAGAAGTCGAAGACAATTTCCGCCATCGGCAACGCGTAGTGGAGTTCGACGCGTTCCTCACTGAGATAGTCCATGCCTTTCATAGTTCCGCGGCGCTCCTGGCACAGCTCCATAATTGTGCCGGTGAATTCCGTGGGCGTCAGGATCGTCGCGTTGACCAGCGGCTCACGGACCTCGCGAATTTTGCCTTCGGGATATTCCGACGGATTATCAACGCGCACGCTGGTTCCGTCCTCGGTAATGACCTGGTAGACAACGTTCGGTGCCGTGGCGATGAGATCGAGGTTGAACTCGCGTTCGAGGCGCTCGCGAATGATCTCCAAGTGAAGGAGACCGAGGAAGCCGCAGCGGAACCCAAATCCCAGGGCGGCAGACGACTCCGGCTCAAATGTCAAGGCCGCATCGTTGAGTTGGAGGCGTTCCAACGCATCACGCAGATCTGGGAAGTCTGTGCCGTCAACCGGGTAGATTCCAGAAAACACCATCGGTTGCGGATCCTGGTAACCATCAAGCGGTTGCTCAGCTCCTTTGGTTGCTGAGGTCACCGTGTCGCCAACTCGTGACTGACGCACGTCTTTCACGCCGGTAATGAGATAGCCGACCTCACCTGCTCCGATTCCTGCAGATGGCACGGCCTCGGGTGAGATCACACCAAGTTCAAGCAGCTCATGCGCTGTTCCAGTGGACATCATGCGAATACGTTCACGCGTGTTCAACGTGCCATCAACCACGCGGACGTAGGTCACAACGCCCCTGTATGTGTCGTACACGGAATCGAAAATCATCGCGCGCGTCGCGCCGTCAGGATCTCCTTCAGGTGCGGGAACGGTGCGGACAATGGTGTCAAGAAGATCTGCGACGCCTTCACCTGTTTTCCCCGACACCTTGAGAACGTCGGATTCGTCAACTCCGATGAGTTGAGCGACCTCGTGCGCATATTTTTCTGGCTGCGCACCCGGCAGGTCGATCTTGTTGAGAACTGGGATAATTGCCAGGTCGTTTTCCAAAGCAAGGTAAAGGTTCGCAAGGGTCTGCGCTTCGATGCCCTGAGCAGCGTCAATAAGCAGCACCGCGCCCTCACAGGCGGCGAGCGAACGCGACACCTCGTAGGTGAAGTCAACGTGTCCGGGGGTGTCAATCATGTTAAGCGCGTACGGCTGACCATCAACGGCCCACGGCATGCGGACCGCCTGAGATTTAATCGTGATTCCACGTTCGCGCTCGATGTCCATGCGGTCGAGGTATTGCGCACGCATATCGCGTTGTTCAACGACTCCGGTGAGCTGAAGCATTCGGTCAGCAAGAGTCGATTTGCCGTGGTCGATGTGGGCAATGATGCAGAAATTCCGAATCCGCGACTGGCTGGTCTTCGCCGGCTGAATCAGCGCACTTTGCTCTGACGTGGGGATGGGCACAGGTTCCTCCAACAGGTTCTAACTCCCCTATCGTCCCATTATCGGGCCCTTCATGGCGAACCAGGACGTGCCGTTTCCCCCACATCTGGACGTCATCGATCCTTGACATCGGCATACGCACGCGCCGGGTGTTTTTCCATCGTCCATCTCTGAAGCATTCCTATCGGAGCTAATGCCCCAAAAGCCCATCCCCTTGCTTGCCCGCTCTCCATTGTCGATGCGCTCCTAGGCGCTCAGACGCCTCTGACTGATTTTTTGTTCAATATCTGCCATGACATCGTGAAATAGCGCGCGCTCGTCCTCGTCCCACTCCTGCGGAGCCACCGCGAGAATCTTCTGACACCACAGCGCCGCCTGATCCCACTCCTGGTGATCCATAGCAAAGGTCATCTGGATGACCATCTGAGTGACGGTACGCGGGTCACTGGGACCAAATGTCTCCTCGAATCGGTCTGCGAGATCATTCCATAGGTTTTCTGCTCCCCACGAGTCCCCACTGAGGTAGGTCATCCGAGCCAAGCAATGACGGACCCTCAAAGTCCGATGATCATCGGCACCGAAACAGTCGGTGAGAATAGTGAGCAACGCGGAATACTCTTCGATGGCTTCGTCAAAACGTTCAGCCTCACCCAGTGCTTCAGCGAAATTATCCCGCACCGCCAGGTACAGGACGTCCGACTTCTCGCAGCGCACAGACATGTCCTCTCGCAAGTTCCGATAGATCTCGATTGCACGCTCCCAGTCCCC from Schaalia sp. ZJ405 includes the following:
- a CDS encoding aldose-1-epimerase, with product MKHSKMSGTEITLQSGDYTARIVTVGAGLAGLTLQGHDLIIGHSVDELPPSYLGKTLMPWPNRISRGTYTWEGQTYEVPVNEFSTGAALHGFMCWEDWRVVHADHDSATLGALISPRYGYPWALEAWVTYAVHSTRGLTVTLSAKNVGSEPAPYGVSSHPYLSVDGKTVDQCELTVPADLVLEVDENLAPVATRSVTDLDVDFRSSHTIDARRIDHAFTGLPDTEWTVSLRDPDTGLTSSLSANVPWVQVFSGDHPALARSGAAVEPMTCPPDAFNSGEDVIVLAPGESHTLTFTISGSLA
- a CDS encoding 16S rRNA (uracil(1498)-N(3))-methyltransferase, giving the protein MTRPVFFAEDALSDAGALSDRTVLARVSVGTHVRLRGAEGRHAGTVKRLGESESVDLVDGDGFRLVCQVISSDKNGLDLRVNETIAEQPPLVPLTLVQALSKGGRDELAVEVCTEIGVDQVIPWQSNRAIVRWSGPKRDKGHDKWRSVVRSAAKQARRARIPRVGQVCDSAELTRWVRSFIDEGGAVVMCHEEATLPLTQVVADIAVRDADTGDSGVFRGGIAVIVGPEGGIDPQESADLEAAGAIKVLLGTNVLRASTAGAVAMTLIGAHAGRFD
- the dnaJ gene encoding molecular chaperone DnaJ, yielding MNDYYEILGVSRDASQEDIKKAYRKMARKLHPDYAGPESEDAFKDLSVAYETLSDPQKRQLYDVGGPEAVQSGGTPFAGGAGGFSDIFDAMFGGGFSTGFSGGSSGPASRRQRGRDQRIGVDITLEEATFGASKTVKFGTYIRCETCGGQMTKPGTKPETCSACHGTGSTIRQVNHPLFGAMRTQTTCSTCQGYGTTIAEPCPDCAGQGRVHTRRSLSITIPAGADEGTQIRISGEAEVGTGGGPQGDLYVVIREKKHAVFDRRGDDIHTWITIPMTTAALGTDFELDTLDGKKTVTIEPGTQPNADITLRGLGVGRLQRPGRGDMHVHIDVEVPKKLDDRSRALLEELASIRKESRLEPHRKDSGFFGKLRETFAGQ
- the hrcA gene encoding heat-inducible transcriptional repressor HrcA; translated protein: MSNDRRLDVLRAIVTEYVHTREPVGSKVIAQSHDLGVSSATIRNDMAVLEEAELIYQPHTSAGRVPTDKGYRVFVDQLRTLKPMSLPERKAVESFLSQSDNLDDVVTRTVRLLSQVTRQVAVVEYPALVREKLRRVEFVDLAPTNILVIVVTESGRVEQRTLVLVHPFSAEDLNWVRSRVNAVAEGRDVTEVHEAFDTLADEAPAHLRDGVMMMTEAVSDLLESTAESRIVLAGISNLARGAVDFGDIAPVLDALEEQVVLMRLFSELNQDDDVHVTIGEENPHDALTQTSVVTGTYRTTDSPFAARAHLGVVGPTRMDYAKTMSYVRAVAAYLSRFLSQ
- a CDS encoding DUF3097 domain-containing protein encodes the protein MTVTPIDPYGTNIFAHDPHREGPNARRPRSRDVAVEYGMVLEDVTTGWVGAVTRVEKSAGVYLIELEDRHGRTRSFPLGPGFWLDGEPINACPPRPRSAPPDHLAATTPMGRRVTNSGSIAVPHAPARIAKASRIWVEGRHDAELVEHMWGEDLGLEGIVVELLEGVDNLEEILEEFTPTTSARAGILIDHAVAGSKESRIADAVMRRWGESVLVVGHPFVDIWQAVKPERLGLTKWPDIPRGTDIKVGTLTHLGWPHDTQADIARGWKRILATVRTYRDLEPALLGRVEELIDFVTAPGIQ
- the hemW gene encoding radical SAM family heme chaperone HemW, producing the protein MSPHQPDGITWPTDGRIDPACAEVEQSRPLSVYVHVPFCRVRCGYCDFNTYTAQFGQGADLTSYHESVVSEVRMAASILNDAGFARRPARTVFFGGGTPTLLDTRSIAAILHGIRSHIGLADDCEITVEANPETVDAQRLKALKDTGVTRVSFGMQSAVPSVLRTLDRTHTPERVPVVVAAAREVGLDTSLDLIYGTPGETVDQWRLSVEAAIGMRPDHISAYALVIEEGTKMAAQVARGDLPLPDPDDEATKYELADELLGAAGYRWYEISNFARVEGDEDECASTSLRHASCHNLAYWRDWDWWGFGPGAHSHIGRLRWWNVKHPRAYAGRLAGGMSPGAAGEILGSTERELERVMLSVRTADGATLSEHQRPDRVARLIADGLVDPVSALRGQIVLTLRGRLLADLVTRTLMGYDG
- a CDS encoding MFS transporter — encoded protein: MSTQARQSAHATLISALVLLSLALLLRSPISVIPPLLRDIGESQALDAVALGALTSVPIVCFGLLTPAGSSLLRRLGPNAGGMVCLVLIVIGAAIRSVGPAAFLFVGTVIIGFGMTLGNVVIPLLIGRDFPFRASLMTGLYTVSTNLGVAAVTIAAVPTASHVGWRWSTFLWVAIPGIIILTAWQFVFPPQIRGRGRGAHSPALPGEIHRKTQARPRSLRSVPSVVLLAVAFGAHTYAFFSLASWLPTMLEDILDMSASQAGTATSLFHVCGILGSLLPSLTFGVLKWSQRATLALVCACWLSMPLGLLCAPAIWALWCTLCGIGHGGFFTVLFTTVIEQSPSLDINRRVVSFVQSIGYIVAAIGPISIGWVHTWSGSWRIPFVILTASLTLMTVSAFIVSRRPLGLEVLDTVDRDWDLR
- the trmB gene encoding tRNA (guanosine(46)-N7)-methyltransferase TrmB translates to MARTKSFTRRSRDLPIGLQRTWATHGDRYVIEPRRGIGFTTIAEDFHLDIAQEFGRSAPVTVEIGSGTGEQIVAAAASHPDRDYLALEVWVPGIAKLISKAAAADVSNIRVLEADAAQALPILLKDASVAEVWTFFPDPWRKARHRKRRLVSDSFAREIARILQDGGLWRLATDWDDYAWQMRDVVESCDLLANPYEGERPDPEDPEPERGGFAPRFQGRIITHFETRGIDAGRRAHDIVGVRLPRPTVDGPSENVPCGDSR
- the lepA gene encoding translation elongation factor 4 — translated: MPIPTSEQSALIQPAKTSQSRIRNFCIIAHIDHGKSTLADRMLQLTGVVEQRDMRAQYLDRMDIERERGITIKSQAVRMPWAVDGQPYALNMIDTPGHVDFTYEVSRSLAACEGAVLLIDAAQGIEAQTLANLYLALENDLAIIPVLNKIDLPGAQPEKYAHEVAQLIGVDESDVLKVSGKTGEGVADLLDTIVRTVPAPEGDPDGATRAMIFDSVYDTYRGVVTYVRVVDGTLNTRERIRMMSTGTAHELLELGVISPEAVPSAGIGAGEVGYLITGVKDVRQSRVGDTVTSATKGAEQPLDGYQDPQPMVFSGIYPVDGTDFPDLRDALERLQLNDAALTFEPESSAALGFGFRCGFLGLLHLEIIRERLEREFNLDLIATAPNVVYQVITEDGTSVRVDNPSEYPEGKIREVREPLVNATILTPTEFTGTIMELCQERRGTMKGMDYLSEERVELHYALPMAEIVFDFFDQLKSRTRGYASLDYQEAGQQVADLVKVDILLNGDRVDAFSAIVHKDAAYSYGQRMTKRLKELIPRQQFEIPVQAAVGARVIARETIKALRKDMLAKCYGGDISRKRKLLEKQKEGKKRMKSIGRVDVPQEAFIAALTSDVPTGKK